In Silene latifolia isolate original U9 population chromosome 3, ASM4854445v1, whole genome shotgun sequence, a single window of DNA contains:
- the LOC141649147 gene encoding protein FAR1-RELATED SEQUENCE 5-like, giving the protein MIFAPFTGVDHHKKSVTFGASLMSRENDQNFKWIFTKFLDCLGGKEPHCFFTDQCPAMKIVVPAIFTTAAHRYCMWHIMKKLPEKLGTTVTKETDFVTRLNSVVWDSDLEPFDFEKRWCSFISEFQLEDNAWLKYLFSKRQRWIPAYYRDIPLGCLLRTTQRSESENSFFKHFENPHGTLVEFWMRFQSTMDQQRYTQKSLDRDTDHSLPQTKTLLSLEVHASTVYTHALFYEFQQQCVDSLNSCSVGDSSREGSTRFLEVEDSMFHKTYTVAFNPSTFDATCSCKMFERKGYICKHIIWILSGKGVTKIPDKYLLSRWTKNTKKMPLYDVHGHFLDDFNSSDVTKLHISTVWCRYRVSTPGPEKLTKQQELEMLLGVKSSTEISSLVDSD; this is encoded by the exons ATGATCTTTGCTCCCTTTACTGGTGTTGATCATCACAAGAAGTCAGTCACTTTTGGCGCTTCACTTATGTCTAGGGAGAATGACCAGAATTTTAAatggattttcacaaaattcttAGATTGTTTGGGTGGAAAGGAACCCCATTGCTTTTTTACCGATCAATGTCCTGCTATGAAAATTGTAGTCCCTGCTATTTTTACGACTGCTGCCCACCgctattgcatgtggcatattatGAAGAAATTACCTGAAAAGTTAGGCACGACAGTGACCAAAGAGACTGACTTTGTCACTCGTCTGAATTCTGTTGTTTGGGACTCAGACTTAGAGCCTTTTGACTTTGAAAAGAGGTGGTGTTCGTTTATTAGTGAGTTTCAATTGGAAGATAATGCATGGTTGAAATATCTGTTTTCCAAGCGGCAACGTTGGATTCCGGCGTATTATCGTGATATTCCTCTTGGTTGTCTTTTAAGAACAACGCAACGCTCTGAGAGCGAAAACAGCTTCTTTAAGCACTTTGAGAATCCTCATGGCACacttgttgagttttggatgcgctTTCAGAGTACTATGGATCAGCAACGGTACACCCAAAAATCTCTTGACAGAGATACTGATCACTCCTTACCTCAAACTAAAACCCTTCTTAGCCTTGAGGTTCATGCATCCACTGTTTACACGCACGCACTCTTTTATGAATTCCAACAGCAGTGCGTTGATTCTCTAAACTCATGTAGTGTTGGGGATTCCTCAAGGGAGGGCAGTACAAGGTTCCTAGAAGTTGAAGATTCTATGTTCCATAAGACTTATACAGTAGCATTTAATCCTTCAACGTTTGATGCAACATGTTCATGCAAGATGTTTGAGAGGAAGGGATACATATGCAAACACATCATCTGGATTTTATCTGGTAAAGGGGTCACAAAGATACCTGATAAGTATCTTCTCAGTAGGTGGACAAAGAACACTAAAAAAATGCCCTTGTATGATGTTCACGGTCATTTCTTGGATGATTTTAATTCATCAGATGTTACTAAGCTTCATATTTCGACTGTCTG gtgcagatacagGGTATCTACACCTGGtcctgaaaaattgactaaacagCAAGAGTTGGAGATGCTCCTTGGGGTTAAGTCTTCAACTGAG atttcttcACTTGTTGATAGTGACTAA